The genomic stretch GGTAGGAATGTAGCATAAAAAATGAAATAGGGAGCGGTGTTGGCAATagcatatatacatatataaagGCCTGAAATACGTTGGGGAGTGAGGTTATTGGTGTTAGAAAGAAAAGCGGAGAAGAGGGAGGCGTAGGGTATTGACAAAAAGAAATAGGGATGACAAGTAGAGAGACCCAGTAGAATCCACCACCGTATCCTCTCAAAAATCTACATCCTCACTCACCTCTACTCTCTCCCATTCAATTcaatctattttattttattaattattaattaattaattaattaattgttggTTGGCGTATGGGGACGGTGACGGCGTCGTTGGAGAGATCACTCCAAAACTGCTCTCTAAATCAGACTCAAACCACTACCCGGATCCGGAGGggctcatcttcatcgtcatcggaaTCTTCAGATATTGtaaatcatcaacaacaacaacaacaacaagatgatgataatgataatgataatgatgattaTGTTGGTGGTGCTGCTGCAAACGCATCATCGTCAGATGATAATTGTACGCTAATTCAATTAAACTCCCATATTTCTCTCCCTTACCATTGGGAGCAATGTCTCGATTTAAAggttcctttcttcttctttcatttTTATTTCTTGTCTACTATTTATAATAAGTCATTTATGTAGAGAGTAAAGTAATATTATTGGTGCTTGTTTTGTAGTCCATTAATGCCCGCTGTATTTATTTCATTCTATTAATTTGTGTATTTATTATTTCTGTCTCTAttctcctccttctttctttctttctttactTGCATTTAATGTCCATTGTATGGAGTATGTGTTTCTTCAAAACCCTACTTTATGTATGTGTTTCTTCAAAACGCATATGTAAATGTTgtgggctgctgctgctgcttttTCACCAAATTTAACTAAATCTGAGCTATCTGTCTAATTGCTTGCCCTTTTATTTACTTGTTCGTATCACATACACATACACATACATATACATCAACTACAACAACGATGGATTAGTTAGTTACTTAAAAAGATAAACCttatgtttgtttgtttgtttaaacACTACTCGTACTAATTAGTAATTACAGACAGGGGAGCTGTATTACATCAACTGGAGGACTGGAAAGAAAGTCAAAGAAGATCCACGAACAACAGCTACAGGCTACAACGGAGACTACGATTCCGATGAACAAGATGAAACTGataatgatgaagatgatgaaagCGAGACTGAGAGATCCTCAACAGAATCATCTTGTTGGAGTAGCCAAGAAAGTTTCAGATCAACCAAAAACCGACTACAACAACAACTAAAACAAGCAGCCGTATTGGTGGTAGCAGGTTGCAAGACCTGCTTAATGTACCACATGGTGCCTAAGCATGTCGACCAATGTCCCAAATGTTGCGGACACCTTCTTCACTTTGCTGCCAATAactcctcttaatttaattagtaacatcaatcttctctcttttttttcttttcattttactTGTTCACTTGTTGGATGCCACAGATTTAATTAGCTTTGTTGGATTTAATATGGAAAGggggatggatggatggatggatggggAATGAAGCATAACTCTTTGGCTTTTGTCAAAGGGATTCTCATTTTA from Silene latifolia isolate original U9 population chromosome 2, ASM4854445v1, whole genome shotgun sequence encodes the following:
- the LOC141644422 gene encoding protein CURLY FLAG LEAF 1, producing the protein MGTVTASLERSLQNCSLNQTQTTTRIRRGSSSSSSESSDIVNHQQQQQQQDDDNDNDNDDYVGGAAANASSSDDNCTLIQLNSHISLPYHWEQCLDLKTGELYYINWRTGKKVKEDPRTTATGYNGDYDSDEQDETDNDEDDESETERSSTESSCWSSQESFRSTKNRLQQQLKQAAVLVVAGCKTCLMYHMVPKHVDQCPKCCGHLLHFAANNSS